In Runella sp. SP2, the genomic window TCCAGAATACATCGCTCACGTTGGAAGAACTAGAAAAAAACAGCGTTAAAAAACGGCTTTGGCAAAATATCCAGCAAACAGTTTGGGTGTCCGAAGCCGACATTGTTCGTCCACGGTGGCGTTGGGTGAGCTGGGCAGCGGCGGCATCGGTGATTGTCATGGCAGGCGTTTTTTGGTGGAATACCCGTCGCATAGACGTAAACGATGTGGCTATTAACCCATTGATAGAAACGCCCAACGGCATTGAAGTAAAAAATACCGCGGCCAATCCGCGAGAAATAAAACTGGAAGATGGCAGCATTGTGCTGTTGAAAACCAACAGCAGTGTTACTTACCCTGAGCATTTTGGGCAAAAAAACCGCAGCGTTTTTCTGAAAGGGGAGGCATTTTTTAAGGTAAAGCACGACCCAACCAAGCCCTTTGTCGTACACGCTGGCGAGCTAGTGACCGAAGTACTTGGGACAAGTTTTACGGTAAAATCGTACGAAGAATCTCAGGCCATTGAGGTTGTAGTAGCGACGGGGCGCGTATCGGTCTATGAAAATTCGACCAAAAAATCACTCCAGCGAAACGGGGTAATTTTGACTCCGAACCAAAAAATTACGTTTGATAAAACCTCTCGGAAGCTCACGCCGAGCCTAATCGAACGGCCCGTGGTGATTCATGTTCCTTCCACGCCGTCTTTGTTTGTATTTGAAGAAACGCCCTTGCCCAAAGTCCTCAAAAAACTGGAAAATGCGTATGGGGTACAAATAATCGTTGAAAACCAAACCCTTAATCAGTGTGTGTTCACGGCCGATTTGAACGAACTCCCACTCCATACCCAACTCGATTTGATTTGTAAATCTATCAATGCCACCTACGAACAGCGCGGTACCAGTTTGTTCATCAATGGCGAAGGTTGTAAGTAAGCGTTTTAAACAGACCTTATAGGTTTTGAAAACCTACAAGGTCTAAAAAAGCCGACAATGCTCGCAACACTGTCGGCCTAGAGTGACCCGCAACCGAATTGGCGTTCGGTCGGTGCAAATTCATTGGCGTGAAGCACCACCGCGGGTAGTTTTTGTCTTTCTAAACCAAAAACATGTTAAAACTATGCAAAAAAATGGACGAACCAAAGCGTTCTTGCTCAAAGCAATGAGAATGACGGTTACTCAACTTGCCATGCTAATCCTGTTTTGTGGGTTGGCCAGTGCCCGCGACACCAAAGCGCAGGAAGTACTGAACACGACCATCTCGCTCAAA contains:
- a CDS encoding FecR family protein; translation: MNQHEFNQLLEKYLAGDCTPDEEKLIHDWQAHLLQNTSLTLEELEKNSVKKRLWQNIQQTVWVSEADIVRPRWRWVSWAAAASVIVMAGVFWWNTRRIDVNDVAINPLIETPNGIEVKNTAANPREIKLEDGSIVLLKTNSSVTYPEHFGQKNRSVFLKGEAFFKVKHDPTKPFVVHAGELVTEVLGTSFTVKSYEESQAIEVVVATGRVSVYENSTKKSLQRNGVILTPNQKITFDKTSRKLTPSLIERPVVIHVPSTPSLFVFEETPLPKVLKKLENAYGVQIIVENQTLNQCVFTADLNELPLHTQLDLICKSINATYEQRGTSLFINGEGCK